A stretch of Amycolatopsis balhimycina FH 1894 DNA encodes these proteins:
- a CDS encoding SapB/AmfS family lanthipeptide: MELVLELQAMETPEVLDGGHGGGGCGTSNLSLLAGCAHSTLSLLTCW; this comes from the coding sequence ATGGAACTCGTTCTGGAGCTGCAGGCGATGGAGACCCCCGAGGTACTCGACGGCGGCCACGGCGGTGGCGGCTGCGGCACGTCGAACCTGAGCCTGCTCGCCGGCTGCGCCCACAGCACCCTCAGCCTGCTGACCTGCTGGTGA